One Oxalobacteraceae sp. CFBP 8761 DNA segment encodes these proteins:
- a CDS encoding zinc-binding alcohol dehydrogenase family protein: protein MKAIVYTQNGLPIDDPKALVEMELGMPVAGPHDVVVEVRAVSVNPVDTKIRLGVAVTEPRVLGWDASGVVQSVGDSVTLFAPGDEVFYAGSLIRPGSNSQFQAVDERIVGKKPRTLGFAEAAALPLTSITAWELLFDRLRVPEGGGAGKSLLVIGAAGGVGSILIQLARQLTGLTVIGSASRDTTREWVTKLGAHHTVDHTRPMQPQLVELGFDQVDIVISLTHTDHHYADIIEALAPQGQLALIDDPATLDAVPLKRKSISLHWELMFTRSLFGTPDMVRQHELLNRVADMVDDGRLTTTLGEHFGAITADNLRRAHALIESGKAVGKIVLENF from the coding sequence ATGAAAGCAATTGTTTATACGCAGAATGGGTTGCCGATCGATGATCCGAAGGCGCTTGTCGAAATGGAATTGGGGATGCCGGTGGCGGGGCCGCATGATGTAGTGGTTGAGGTGCGCGCGGTGTCGGTCAATCCAGTGGATACGAAGATCCGCCTTGGCGTGGCGGTGACTGAGCCGCGTGTGCTTGGGTGGGATGCCAGTGGTGTCGTGCAGTCGGTTGGCGACAGTGTCACGCTGTTCGCGCCGGGCGATGAGGTGTTTTATGCCGGATCGCTTATTCGCCCCGGCTCCAACAGCCAATTCCAGGCGGTCGATGAGCGCATTGTTGGCAAGAAGCCCCGTACGCTCGGCTTTGCCGAAGCGGCTGCCCTGCCCCTGACGTCGATCACGGCCTGGGAGCTGCTGTTCGACCGCCTGCGCGTGCCCGAAGGCGGCGGGGCTGGCAAGTCGCTGCTGGTCATCGGCGCGGCCGGCGGTGTTGGCTCGATCCTGATTCAGCTCGCGCGCCAGCTCACGGGGCTGACCGTCATCGGCAGCGCCTCGCGCGATACCACGCGCGAATGGGTCACCAAACTGGGTGCGCACCATACCGTCGACCACACGCGCCCGATGCAGCCGCAGCTGGTCGAACTGGGCTTCGACCAGGTCGACATCGTCATCAGCCTGACCCACACCGATCATCACTATGCCGACATCATCGAGGCGCTCGCGCCGCAGGGCCAGCTGGCGCTGATCGACGATCCGGCCACGCTCGACGCAGTGCCGCTTAAGCGCAAGTCGATCTCGCTGCACTGGGAGCTGATGTTCACGCGCTCGCTGTTCGGCACACCCGACATGGTGCGCCAGCACGAGCTGCTGAACCGCGTGGCCGACATGGTCGACGATGGCCGCCTGACGACGACCCTGGGCGAGCATTTCGGCGCGATCACCGCTGATAACCTGCGCCGCGCGCATGCGCTGATCGAAAGCGGCAAGGCGGTCGGAAAAATCGTCCTCGAAAACTTCTGA